The Brassica oleracea var. oleracea cultivar TO1000 chromosome C6, BOL, whole genome shotgun sequence genome includes a region encoding these proteins:
- the LOC106297008 gene encoding protein NUCLEAR FUSION DEFECTIVE 4 gives MPTLVEKTGSRPPWVGLAAAAWVQIAAGTSSTFPLYSAALKSVLGFNQQQITILGVACDLGENLGLLPGYVSNKLPPWAMLLIGSTSCFLGYSVLWSSVNQIIHGLPFWLLFIALFFGTNSSSWFGTASLVTNMRNFPMSRGPVAGLIKGYIGLSGAAFTVIFSVLLHHSATNLLFFLMVGVPLLCLSLMYFVRPCVPATDNDPSEPVYFAFLLGSSILLAAYLVMTTVLNEVFTLPSILKYVLLAGTVLFLMAPLAIPIKMTLFRSKRSLPDNLAKEEGEKEPLLIPSTSASNMGTLFEGEGDGDGASEMEILLAEGEGAVKKKRKPRRGEDFKVRQVFAKADFWLLWFAYFLGMGSGITVSNNLAQIGFAFGIKGTTILLCLFSFFNFCGRLASGAISEHFVRSKALPRTLWMGAAQLVMMFTFLLFSMAIDGTIYVATALVGIGMGFQYLSISTISELFGLKNFGINFNFILLGNPTGAAIFSALMAGHIYDREATKQGSSTCIGPDCYRVTFLVLAGLCGLGTLLSVILTLRIRPVYQALYASGSFRLHPQSNGH, from the exons ATGCCGACTCTAGTGGAGAAAACAGGAAGCCGACCACCGTGGGTGGGGTTAGCTGCAGCCGCTTGGGTTCAGATAGCTGCTGGAACCAGTTCGACGTTCCCGCTGTACTCCGCCGCTCTTAAATCGGTTCTGGGGTTTAACCAGCAACAGATCACGATCCTCGGAGTCGCTTGTGATCTGGGTGAAAACTTGGGACTGCTTCCAGGCTACGTGAGTAACAAGCTTCCTCCATGGGCGATGCTTCTCATCGGATCCACCTCTTGTTTCCTCGGTTACAGCGTTCTTTGGAGCTCCGTCAACCAAATCATCCATGGCTTGCCTTTCTGGCTG CTATTCATTGCTCTGTTTTTCGGCACCAATAGTAGCTCATGGTTCGGCACAGCATCTCTTGTGACCAATATGAGGAACTTTCCTATGAGCCGAGGCCCAGTTGCTGGACTCATCAAAGGCTATATTGGTCTCAGTGGTGCAGCTTTCACTGTGATATTCAGCGTCTTGCTTCACCACTCAGCTACCAATCTGCTCTTCTTTCTTATGGTTGGAGTTCCCCTTTTATGCTTATCTCTCATGTACTTCGTCCGCCCCTGTGTTCCTGCGACCGACAATGACCCTTCTGAGCCTGTATATTTCGCTTTTCTCCTCGGCTCTAGTATCCTTCTCGCTGCTTATCTTGTTATGACCACTGTGCTTAATGAGGTGTTTACACTGCCTAGCATCCTCAAATATGTTCTTCTGGCTGGCACGGTCTTGTTCTTGATGGCTCCTCTTGCTATCCCCATCAAGATGACGCTATTCCGTTCCAAGAGATCTCTTCCGGACAATCTAGCCAAAGAGGAAGGTGAGAAAGAACCGTTGCTGATACCTTCTACATCAGCTTCAAACATGGGCACTCTCTTCGAAGGAGAGGGAGATGGAGACGGTGCCTCGGAGATGGAGATACTTCTGGCTGAAGGAGAAGGTGCGGTTAAGAAGAAGAGGAAGCCAAGGAGAGGAGAGGACTTCAAGGTTCGCCAAGTCTTCGCCAAAGCAGATTTCTGGCTTCTTTGGTTTGCTTACTTCCTCGGCATGGGTTCAGGCATTACCGTCTCAAACAACTTGGCTCAGATCGGTTTTGCTTTTGGTATTAAAGGCACAACGATACTCCTCTGCCTCTTTAGCTTCTTCAACTTCTGTGGCCGTCTTGCTTCAGGTGCCATCTCTGAGCACTTTGTCAGGTCAAAGGCCCTTCCAAGAACGCTATGGATGGGAGCCGCGCAGCTGGTTATGATGTTCACGTTCCTCCTCTTCTCCATGGCCATCGACGGTACTATCTACGTAGCGACAGCTCTTGTAGGGATAGGCATGGGGTTTCAGTACTTGTCAATCTCCACCATCTCCGAGCTCTTTGGTCTTAAGAATTTTGGAATCAACTTCAACTTCATACTCTTGGGCAACCCGACCGGTGCGGCCATTTTCTCGGCACTTATGGCAGGACATATATACGACAGGGAAGCGACTAAGCAAGGGAGTTCTACCTGCATTGGTCCTGATTGCTACAGGGTAACGTTCTTGGTTCTAGCCGGTCTTTGTGGACTTGGCACTCTGCTCTCTGTTATTTTGACACTGAGAATTAGGCCGGTTTATCAAGCTCTCTATGCTTCTGGCTCTTTCCGGTTGCATCCGCAGTCAAATGGTCACTGA
- the LOC106298190 gene encoding F-box/kelch-repeat protein At1g24800-like, whose translation MSDLGEKLVGEKILTKVPAVRSTCKTWEAITKSWVMGKAAAAPHEFLGFMMMNAKVYSLRYNIGEDLVDVKEVDLLNQLEISEVYHCDGLVLCVAMDHSKLVVWNPYLYQTRWIGPRLGENFNIRDIYSIGYSDKKRDHKILRFVDDYSAPGPTHVFRSEIYEISSDSWRVLEAKPKPKWEIQIDEHQRGVSVKGNTYFFAHERYNNCADVKDFLLCFDFTKERFGPRLPLPFHSYNEDCVTLSNVRDEQLAVLFGDFASSFFEIWITLTVEPDYLSWNKFLRVETTALTLFRLDAFLGGSFFVDEENKVAVVFELDSYISISAPPPSQHTAFVFGQAGYIQSVNLGQALKLQHLSPYSGKHCQALLPPLVCSSSFRPTLVQVS comes from the coding sequence ATGAGCGATCTTGGGGAGAAATTGGTTGGAGAGAAGATACTGACGAAGGTTCCGGCGGTTCGATCTACTTGCAAAACATGGGAGGCTATAACCAAAAGCTGGGTTATGGGTAAAGCAGCAGCAGCGCCGCATGAGTTTCTGGGGTTCATGATGATGAATGCGAAGGTCTACTCTCTGAGGTACAATATCGGCGAAGATTTGGTTGATGTAAAGGAGGTAGATTTGCTTAATCAGTTGGAGATATCCGAGGTATATCACTGCGATGGGTTGGTGTTATGCGTGGCTATGGACCACTCGAAGCTGGTGGTGTGGAACCCTTACCTGTATCAAACAAGGTGGATCGGGCCGAGGTTAGGAGAAAACTTCAACATAAGAGACATTTACTCCATCGGATACTCAGACAAGAAGCGTGACCACAAAATCCTGAGGTTTGTGGATGATTACAGTGCCCCCGGACCAACACACGTTTTCAGGAGCGAAATCTATGAAATTAGCTCTGATTCATGGAGAGTCCTCGAGGCCAAGCCCAAGCCCAAGTGGGAGATACAGATAGATGAGCATCAGCGAGGCGTGTCTGTCAAGGGAAACACCTACTTTTTTGCTCATGAGAGATATAATAATTGCGCAGATGTTAAAGATTTCTTGCTCTGTTTTGATTTTACCAAAGAGAGGTTTGGACCACGCCTCCCTCTTCCTTTTCACTCTTACAATGAAGACTGCGTGACCCTCTCAAACGTTAGAGATGAGCAGCTTGCGGTCCTGTTTGGTGATTTTGCATCAAGCTTTTTTGAGATTTGGATTACCCTCACGGTTGAGCCCGACTACTTGTCCTGGAACAAGTTTTTGCGAGTGGAAACGACTGCTTTAACGTTGTTTAGGCTTGATGCTTTTTTGGGTGGGAGCTTCTTTGTTGATGAGGAAAACAAAGTTGCTGTGGTGTTTGAACTAGACTCATATATATCCATCTCGGCTCCTCCTCCGAGTCAACACACGGCTTTTGTGTTTGGACAAGCCGGCTACATCCAATCTGTTAATCTCGGACAGGCTCTCAAACTCCAACACCTTTCCCCCTATTCCGGAAAGCACTGTCAAGCTCTTCTTCCCCCACTTGTTTGCTCTTCCTCTTTTCGTCCAACCTTAGTCCAAGTCAGTTGA
- the LOC106299245 gene encoding uncharacterized protein LOC106299245 has translation MRMDWFSWLSRTNLEDSLTYEYGLSFSHNELEYEDIAYFNHEFLQSMGISIAKHRLEILKLARRHTKPSRSISRVLIAIRKTGKCLSEYVRDMMRREESSQALVVVKGRWSNRNKSNGKEERLLLTNGTPCRLDSFSSYTGFDHYSSNDDDVYCGKKLQEEEVIIKWDSMFQNLKPT, from the coding sequence ATGAGAATGGATTGGTTCTCATGGCTATCGAGAACAAATCTGGAAGATTCGCTCACATACGAGTACGGTCTCTCCTTCTCACACAACGAGCTCGAGTACGAAGACATTGCTTACTTCAACCACGAGTTTCTCCAGAGCATGGGTATCTCCATCGCCAAACACCGCCTCGAGATCCTCAAGCTCGCTCGGAGACATACTAAACCGTCTCGTTCTATTTCCAGAGTGCTGATCGCGATTAGGAAGACCGGGAAGTGCTTGTCCGAGTACGTCCGTGACATGATGAGACGTGAGGAATCGTCTCAGGCTCTCGTAGTTGTGAAAGGAAGATGGTCAAATAGGAACAAGAGCAACGGAAAGGAAGAGAGACTTCTTCTGACGAATGGGACTCCATGTAGGCTGGATAGCTTCTCCAGTTACACGGGTTTCGATCATTACAGTTCGAATGATGATGATGTTTATTGTGGGAAAAAATTACAAGAGGAGGAGGTTATTATAAAGTGGGATTCAATGTTCCAGAATCTGAAACCAACTTGA
- the LOC106296493 gene encoding sodium-coupled neutral amino acid transporter 4-like produces the protein MDSSYSVISKNSNVELQKQTTKLLPPSDEESFVNDTRSLVGYQEADDLDFDISNYPLVNGKSSQGGSGIHGAVFNLTTSIIGAGIMALPATMKVLGLVLGFVLILLMAILSEISVELLIRFSVLYKSRSYGEVVQFAMGRTARVLSEICIIVNNGGVLVVYLIIMGDVMSGSLHHIGVLDQWLGNGFWDHRKVLILIVMVVFLAPLCALNKIDSLSVTSAASVALAVVFVVVCFAVAAIKLVQGTIDTPRMSPDFSSKEAILDLLVVIPIMSNAYVCHFNVQPIYNELEGRSPHKMNKVGRITTAICVVVYASTAISGYLLFGLATEADILTNFDQDLGIRFSSAVNYVVRIGYILHLVLVFPVIHFSLRETVNTLLFEGSPPLSESKKRSLGLTLILLALIYIGSTMIPNIWTAFKFTGATSAVSLGFTFPALIALRLGKQSNTLSFLEKSVSWLMLILAVVVSIVGTVGNIYSIRSKSD, from the coding sequence ATGGATAGCAGTTACTCTGTCATTTCCAAAAACTCTAACGTCGAGCTACAGAAACAGACCACCAAGTTGCTTCCTCCTTCCGATGAAGAAAGCTTCGTCAACGATACCCGCAGCCTCGTCGGCTACCAAGAAGCCGACGATCTAGACTTCGACATCTCTAACTATCCGCTCGTTAATGGCAAATCGAGTCAAGGAGGATCTGGGATCCACGGCGCCGTTTTCAACCTCACCACATCCATCATCGGCGCCGGGATCATGGCATTGCCCGCCACCATGAAAGTCCTCGGCTTGGTTCTCGGGTTCGTTCTGATCCTCCTCATGGCGATTTTATCAGAGATCAGCGTTGAGCTTCTGATTAGATTCTCGGTTCTTTACAAGTCCAGATCTTACGGCGAGGTCGTGCAGTTCGCGATGGGTAGAACCGCTAGGGTTTTGTCTGAGATTTGTATCATCGTCAACAACGGTGGTGTCCTCGTTGTGTACCTCATCATCATGGGTGACGTCATGTCTGGTTCGCTTCATCACATTGGTGTTTTGGATCAGTGGTTAGGGAACGGGTTTTGGGACCACCGTAAAGTTTTGATTTTGATTGTTATGGTCGTCTTCTTGGCTCCTCTCTGCGCTTTGAACAAGATTGATTCCTTGAGCGTGACTTCAGCTGCTTCCGTGGCTCTCGCTGTTGTGTTTGTTGTCGTCTGTTTCGCTGTCGCGGCGATTAAGCTTGTACAAGGAACTATTGATACTCCGAGGATGAGTCCTGATTTTAGCTCCAAGGAAGCCATCTTGGATCTTCTCGTGGTGATTCCCATCATGTCAAACGCTTACGTCTGTCATTTCAATGTTCAGCCCATCTATAACGAGCTCGAAGGTCGTTCGCCTCATAAGATGAACAAAGTTGGGAGAATCACTACAGCTATTTGCGTTGTTGTCTATGCTTCAACTGCTATATCGGGCTATCTTCTCTTCGGTCTGGCTACAGAAGCTGATATATTGACCAACTTTGATCAAGATCTCGGCATACGTTTCAGCTCTGCCGTGAATTACGTTGTCAGAATCGGATACATTCTCCATCTAGTTCTCGTCTTCCCCGTGATCCACTTCTCCTTGAGAGAAACCGTTAATACCTTGTTGTTTGAAGGCTCGCCTCCTCTCTCCGAAAGCAAGAAGAGATCTCTGGGGCTCACATTGATCTTGCTGGCTCTTATTTACATCGGCTCCACCATGATCCCAAACATATGGACTGCTTTCAAATTCACAGGGGCAACGTCAGCGGTTTCGCTCGGTTTTACCTTCCCTGCTCTCATCGCGCTACGGTTAGGGAAACAGAGCAATACGTTAAGCTTTTTGGAGAAATCTGTGTCGTGGTTGATGCTAATCTTGGCGGTGGTGGTTAGCATTGTGGGAACCGTTGGCAACATATACAGCATCAGAAGCAAATCAGATTGA
- the LOC106296494 gene encoding uncharacterized protein LOC106296494: MAAPQLTCVLLVETELKGWQKTLHQIFVGIEGLAFSIDAPDWWPHGEGANPMMFTKKLLFLRGQVDPVVFIKKLFKAKIYAMLYRIDYGLEENPLGIRKPNNHFLRFRFEIDMLEGSWYKKIIGALKTIQGVSFTIDAPSQMVYMCGNIEEGLLLKMLTKTGIQILGMDYGNLKPPPKKVEAQISDGTETQPKKDTEPPPPPPEIVVTKHQAKNKKPRGFRSFCCS, from the exons ATGGCGGCTCCTCAACTA ACATGTGTTTTACTTGTGGAAACTGAACTCAAAGGTTGGCAAAAGACATTACATCAAATATTTGTGGGCATTGAAG GTTTAGCGTTCTCCATTGATGCACCTGACTGGTGGCCACATGGCGAAGGAGCTAATCCTATGATGTTCACTAAGAAGTTGCTGTTTTTACGTGGCCAAGTTGATCCTGTTGTCTTCATTAAAAAGTTGTTTAAAGCCAAAATTTACGCTATGCTCTACAGGATTGATTATGGACTTGAAGAGAATCCACTAGGCATCCGGAAACCTAATAATCATTTTCTG AGATTTAGATTCGAGATAGACATGTTAGAAGGAAGCTGGTACAAGAAAATCATAGGAGCTTTAAAGACCATCCAAG GTGTATCATTTACCATAGATGCACCAAGTCAGATGGTATATATGTGTGGCAACATTGAAGAAGGTTTGCTCTTGAAGATGTTAACGAAGACGGGCATTCAAATTTTGGGAATGGACTATGGTAATTTGAAGCCACCTCCCAAGAAAGTTGAGGCTCAAATATCAGATGGAACCGAGACACAACCCAAGAAAGACACAGAGCCTCCTCCTCCTCCTCCTGAGATTGTTGTTACGAAACACCAAGCCAAAAACAAGAAACCTCGTGGTTTTAGAAGTTTTTGTTGTTCATGA
- the LOC106299971 gene encoding trafficking protein particle complex subunit 2, which translates to MANTACFIIVGRNDIPIYEAEVGSAPKREDAAQLHQFILHAALDVVQDLAWTTSAMFLKSVDRFNDLVVSVYVTAGHTRLMLLHDSRNEDGIKSFFQEVHELYIKVLLNPLYLPGSRITSSHFDTKVRALARKYL; encoded by the exons ATGGCAAACACAGCGTGTTTTATAATAGTGGGTCGGAATGATATTCCCATCTATGAAGCTGAAGTTGGTTCTGCTCCCAAA AGAGAAGATGCTGCTCAGTTGCACCAGTTTATACTACACGCTGCATTAGATGTCGTCCAAGACCTTGCATGGACTACAAGCGCCAT GTTCTTGAAGTCAGTTGACAGGTTTAACGATCTCGTTGTCTCCGTCTATGTTACCGCTGGCC ATACACGACTCATGCTCCTTCATGATTCACGCAATGAAGACGGCATCAAGAGCTTCTTCCAGGAGGTGCATGAGCTTTATATTAAG GTTCTTCTGAATCCCTTGTATCTGCCCGGTTCTCGGATTACATCCTCACATTTTGACACCAAGGTGCGTGCACTTGCAAGAAAGTATCTGTAG
- the LOC106299970 gene encoding DEAD-box ATP-dependent RNA helicase 35-like: protein MELDDDYVEYVPVAKRRALEEQKILQRKGKVLEVEEEASEKEKLAESKPSLLVQATQLKRDVPEVSATEQIILQEKEMMEHLSDKKTLMSVRELAKGITYTEPLLTGWKPPLRIRKMSRKQMDLIRKQWHIIVSGEDIPPPIKSFQDMKFEKPILDTLREKGIVQPTPIQVQGLPVILSGRDMIGIAFTGSGKTMVFVLPMIMIALQEEEMMPIGPGEGPIGLIVCPSRELARQTYEVVEQFVAPLVKAGYAPLRSLLCIGGVDMRSQLDVVKRGVHIVVATPGRLKDLLAKKKMNLDACRYLTLDEADRLVDLGFEDDIREVFDHFKSQRQTLLFSATMPTKIQIFARSALVKPVTVNVGRAGAANLDVIQEVEYVKQEAKIVYLLECLQKTSPPVLIFCENKADVDDIHEYLLLKGVEAVAIHGGKDQEDREYAISSFKAGKKDVLVATDIASKGLDFPDIQHVINYDMPAEIENYVHRIGRTGRCGKTGIATTFINKNQSETTLLDLKHLLQEAKQRIPPVLAELKDPMEEAENIANASGVKGCAYCGGLGHRIRDCPKLEQQKSVAISNSRKDYFGSGGYRGEI from the exons ATGGAATTAGACGATGATTACGTGGAGTATGTTCCAGTTGCGAAGCGTAGAGCGCTGGAAGAGCAGAAGATTCTTCAACGGAAGGGCAAAGTGTTGGAGGTGGAGGAAGAAGCTTCGGAGAAGGAGAAGCTCGCCGAATCCAAACCTAGCTTGCTCGTCCAAGCAACTCAGCTCAAGCGAGACGTACCCGAAGTGAGTGCTACCGAGCAAATCATCCTACAAGAGAAGGAGATGATGGAGCATCTCTCTGATAAGAAGACGCTCATGTCTGTTCGTGAGCTAGCCAAAGGTATCACTTACACAGAGCCACTCTTAACAGGTTGGAAACCTCCTTTGCGTATTAGGAAGATGTCTAGGAAGCAGATGGATTTGATCAGGAAGCAATGGCATATCATTGTTAGCGGTGAAGACATTCCTCCTCCCATCAAGAGCTTCCAGGATATGAAGTTTGAGAAACCTATTTTGGATACGCTCAGGGAGAAAGGGATAGTGCAGCCGACTCCTATTCAGGTTCAGGGTCTTCCTGTGATTCTGTCTGGGAGAGATATGATTGGGATTGCCTTCACTGGCTCTGGGAAGACTATGGTTTTCGTGCTTCCCATGATTATGATTGCTCTTCAGGAGGAGGAGATGATGCCTATTGGTCCTGGAGAAGGTCCTATTGGGCTAATTGTTTGTCCTTCTAGAGAGCTTGCTAGGCAGACTTACGAAGTTGTTGAACAGTTTGTGGCTCCTTTGGTCAAAGCTGGATACGCGCCTTTGAGGTCTTTGCTATGCATTGGAGGTGTGGATATGAGGTCCCAGTTGGATGTTGTCAAGAGGGGTGTTCATATTGTTGTTGCTACCCCTGGGAGGTTGAAGGATTTGCTCGCCAAGAAAAAGATGAACTTAGATGCCTGCAG GTACCTGACGCTGGATGAGGCAGATAGGTTGGTTGATTTGGGTTTCGAAGATGACATTAGGGAAGTCTTTGACCACTTTAAGTCTCAGCGTCAAACACTTCTCTTCTCTGCTACAATGCCCACCAAAATTCAAATCTTTGCCAGAAGTGCTCTGGTGAAACCTGTGACAGTCAACGTAGGAAGAGCCGGAGCTGCGAATCTCGATGTCATCCAGGAGGTTGAATACGTCAAACAAGAAGCAAAGATTGTTTACCTCCTCGAGTGCCTGCAGAAAACCTCACCACCGGTTTTAATTTTCTGTGAGAACAAGGCTGATGTTGATGATATCCACGAGTACTTGTTACTGAAAGGAGTGGAAGCTGTGGCTATACACGGAGGAAAAGATCAGGAGGACAGAGAGTACGCCATCTCTTCGTTCAAAGCTGGGAAGAAAGACGTCTTGGTCGCTACTGACATTGCTTCAAAAGGGTTAGACTTCCCTGATATTCAGCACGTCATAAACTACGACATGCCTGCGGAGATTGAGAACTATGTGCACAGGATAGGAAGAACAGGTCGGTGTGGGAAAACAGGGATAGCAACTACGTTTATAAACAAGAACCAAAGCGAGACCACGCTGCTTGATCTGAAACACTTGCTGCAAGAAGCTAAACAGAGGATTCCACCTGTCCTTGCTGAGCTGAAGGATCCGATGGAGGAAGCAGAGAATATTGCTAATGCAAGTGGTGTCAAGGGTTGTGCTTACTGTGGGGGTCTGGGACATCGTATTAGAGACTGTCCAAAACTGGAGCAGCAGAAGAGTGTGGCCATATCTAACTCTAGAAAAGACTATTTCGGCTCTGGTGGATACAGAGGAGAGATATAA
- the LOC106299969 gene encoding pyrophosphate-energized vacuolar membrane proton pump 1-like: MTGKALLPELWTEILVPVCAVVGIAFSLFQWYIVSGVKLTADRGASSEKNGNEDYLIEEEEGVNDQSVVAKCAEIQTAISEGATSFLFTEYKYVGVFMVLFAAIIFLFLGSVQGFSTKSQPCTYDQTTTCKPALATAVFSTISFVLGAVTSVLSGFLGMKIATYANARTTLEARRGVGKAFIVAFRSGAVMGFLLAANGLLVLYITINLFKIYYGDDWEGLFESITGYGLGGSSMALFGRVGGGIYTKAADVGADLVGKVERNIPEDDPRNPAVIADNVGDNVGDIAGMGSDLFGSYAESSCAALVVASISSFGINHDFTAMLFPLLISSVGILVCLITTLYATDISEIKAVKEIEPALKNQLIISTVIMTVGIAVVSWIGLPSSFTIFNFGTQKVVKNWELFLCVAVGLWAGLIIGFVTEYYTSNAYSPVQDVADSCRTGAATNVIFGLALGYKSVIIPIFAIAVSIFVSFSFAAMYGVAVAALGMLSTIATGLAIDAYGPISDNAGGIAEMAGMSHRIRERTDALDAAGNTTAAIGKGFAIGSAALVSLALFGAFVSRAGVQTVDVLTPKVVIGLLVGAMLPYWFSAMTMKSVGSAALKMVEEVRRQFNTIPGLMEGTAKPDYATCVKISTDASIKEMIPPGCLVMLTPLIVGFFFGVETLSGVLAGSLVSGVQVAISASNTGGAWDNAKKYIEAGASEHARSLGPKGSEPHKAAVIGDTIGDPLKDTSGPSLNILIKLMAVESLVFAPFFATHGGFLFRIFS, translated from the exons ATGACGGGGAAAGCGTTGTTACCGGAGCTTTGGACGGAGATTCTGGTGCCGGTGTGCGCCGTGGTGGGAATCGCCTTCTCGCTGTTCCAGTGGTATATTGTCTCCGGCGTGAAACTCACCGCCGATCGTGGCGCGTCTTCGGAAAAGAATGGAAATGAGGATTATCTGATAGAGGAAGAGGAAGGGGTTAATGATCAGAGCGTTGTCGCCAAATGCGCTGAGATTCAGACAGCTATATCTGAAG GTGCAACCTCATTTCTGTTCACCGAGTACAAGTACGTTGGCGTCTTCATGGTTCTCTTCGCCGCCATCATCTTTCTCTTCCTCGGCTCTGTCCAAGGCTTCAGTACCAAGAGCCAGCCTTGCACTTACGACCAGACCACAACATGCAAGCCTGCTCTCGCCACCGCCGTCTTCAGCACCATCTCCTTCGTCCTCGGCGCGGTGACCTCAGTCCTCTCTGGCTTTCTCGGGATGAAGATCGCCACTTATGCCAACGCGAGAACCACTCTTGAAGCGAGGAGAGGCGTTGGAAAGGCCTTCATCGTTGCGTTCAGGTCTGGCGCTGTGATGGGTTTCCTTCTCGCTGCGAACGGTCTCTTGGTTCTTTACATTACCATCAACCTCTTCAAGATTTACTACGGTGATGATTGGGAAGGTCTTTTTGAGTCCATCACTGGGTATGGTCTTGGTGGATCTTCCATGGCGCTCTTTGGTAGAGTTGGTGGTGGGATCTACACTAAGGCTGCTGATGTTGGTGCTGACCTTGTCGGCAAAGTCGAAAGGAATATTCCGGAAGATGATCCAAGAAACCCTGCT GTAATTGCTGATAATGTGGGTGACAATGTTGGTGACATTGCTGGGATGGGCTCTGATCTGTTTGGATCATACGCGGAGTCATCTTGTGCTGCGCTTGTTGTTGCTTCCATCTCCTCCTTTGGAATCAACCACGACTTCACTGCCATGTTGTTCCCGTTGCTCATCAGTTCAGTGGGAATATTGGTGTGTTTGATCACTACCCTCTATGCAACAGACATCTCTGAGATTAAGGCAGTAAAGGAGATCGAACCTGCGTTGAAAAACCAGCTCATTATTTCTACGGTTATCATGACTGTTGGAATAGCTGTAGTATCATGGATTGGGTTACCGTCTTCCTTCACCATCTTCAACTTTGGGACACAGAAAGTTGTGAAAAACTG GGAGCTATTCCTGTGTGTTGCTGTTGGTCTCTGGGCTGGACTCATTATCGGCTTTGTTACTGAATACTACACAAGTAATGCATACAG CCCTGTGCAAGACGTGGCAGATTCATGCAGAACCGGCGCGGCAACCAACGTTATATTCGGACTTGCTCTTGGATACAAATCCGTCATCATTCCGATCTTTGCGATTGCTGTCAGTATATTCGTTAGCTTCAGCTTTGCTGCAATGTACGGTGTGGCGGTTGCTGCTCTTGGAATGCTGAGTACCATTGCAACTGGTTTGGCGATTGATGCTTATGGTCCGATCAGTGACAATGCTGGTGGTATTGCTGAGATGGCTGGAATGAGCCATCGCATCCGAGAAAGAACTGACGCTCTTGATGCTGCTGGAAACACCACTGCTGCTATCGGAAAG GGTTTTGCGATTGGTTCTGCTGCTCTTGTGTCGTTGGCGTTGTTTGGTGCATTTGTGAGCCGAGCAGGAGTACAGACGGTGGATGTGTTGACCCCAAAGGTGGTGATAGGGCTGCTAGTTGGAGCGATGCTTCCTTATTGGTTCTCTGCAATGACGATGAAGAGCGTGGGAAGTGCAGCTCTTAAGATGGTGGAAGAAGTGAGGAGGCAGTTCAACACCATCCCCGGACTCATGGAAGGTACCGCGAAACCAGACTATGCAACGTGCGTCAAGATATCAACGGATGCTTCCATCAAGGAAATGATTCCTCCTGGTTGCCTTGTCATGCTTACTCCACTCATTGTCGGTTTCTTCTTCGGCGTTGAGACCCTCTCCGGTGTCCTCGCTGGCTCCCTTGTCTCCGGAGTTCAGGTTGCGATATCAGCTTCTAACACTGGTGGAGCCTGGGACAATGCCAAGAAGTACATTGAG GCGGGGGCATCAGAGCACGCGAGGAGCTTAGGACCAAAAGGGTCAGAGCCACACAAGGCAGCAGTGATAGGTGACACAATAGGAGACCCATTGAAGGATACGTCAGGACCGTCGCTTAACATATTGATAAAGCTAATGGCTGTTGAGTCTCTCGTCTTTGCTCCCTTCTTTGCCACACATGGAGGTTTCCTCTTCAGGATCTTCTCGTGA